The window GGGGTCCGCAAGCGTCAAACCTTCCACCGCGGAGAGGATTGAGATGGCCGGCGTGATCATGGCGTCGCCATAGAACAGAGCCGTTGCGATAAGCGCGGCCGTTGCGATGGCGGGGATCATGGGGGATTTGCCGGCGACCCGCTTGATCAGCGCCAGCAGCGCGAAGCTACCGCCTTCGCCCCGATTGTCCGCCCGCATGGTGATCAGCACGTACTTGACGGTGACAACCAGGATCAAGGCCCAGACCAGCAGCGAGAGCACGCCAAGGACGTGCGGTTCGTCCAACGGCAAGCGGTGATGGCCGACAAAGCTTTCACGGAATGCGTAGAGAGGACTGGTGCCGATGTCGCCGAACACGACGCCCGTTGCGGCAAGCGCGAGCCGCCATGTCTTGGGGTGCGTCTTCATCTGTCGCCTGCAATCCTGTTCAAATCATCCTCCCAACCTAGCCGCCAGGTGATTATTCTCAGAGCCATCTGGATCGCCTGAACCGTGAGTAGAGGAAGAGGCAGACGACACCGATCAGGGCGACGACGACGAAATAGCCATACTTCCAGCGAAGCTCCGGCATGACGTCGAAGTTCATGCCGTAGATGCCGGCGACCGCCGTGGGCACCGCCAGGATGGCCGCCCAGGCGGCGAGTTGGCGGGTGATGGCGCCTTGGCGCTGCTGTTCGAGCAGGGTGCTGGCTTCGAACACCGAGGAAAGGACGTCACGCAAATCCTCCACCAGGGTGGCGACACGCCGGATATGATCAAGCACGTCGCGAAAGTAAGGGCGGACGTCGGCGTCGATGCAGGGGAGGTCATGGTGGTCGAGGCGGGCGATCACTTCCTCCATCGGCCCCAGAATCCTGCGAAAGCGCATAAGCTCCCGTCGCAATGTGAAGATCCGGGCGATCTCGTCGCGCACCAGGAAGGCGTCGAGGGTGCGTTGCTCCATCGCGAGCACTTCCTCTTCAATGCCTTCGACGATGGGCAGATAGCCATCGACGATAAAGTCCAGAATGGCGTGCAGGATGTAATCCGAGCCGTGTTTCAACTGGGCCGGGGCGGCCTCGAGATGATGTCTTAGGTCAAGGTGGGTCCGGGCCGAGCCGTGGCGCACGCTGATGATGTGGTCTGGCCCCACGAACAGGTCGGTCTCGCCGTAGCCGATTTTCGACCCTTCGAGATGGGCTGTTCTCGCAACGACAAAAAGCTGGGCACCATAGATGTCGAGTTTCGGCATCTGCCGCGCGTTGATCGCATCCTCGACGGCGAGAGGGTGAAGCTTGAACCGGGCCTCCAGGCCTTGCAGATCCTCAAGGGAAGGATCGACGAGACCGATCCAGGCGAATTCCCCCGCGGTCATGGCGAGCGAGGCGGCGTCAATACGCTCGATCTGGCGCACGCGCGCGCCGTCACGATAGATCCAGGCCGCGACGATCGCCATGTTGATGTCCTGTTCCGAAAGGGCTGCCTTTGATCGCCGCTATCGGGAGGACAGTAACGGCAATCTCTGAAGTCTCGCCCGCAGACCTTGTTTACGCGATTCGGCTAGGTTCGATTGCAGCAAAGCCTGTGCTGAGAGCCATGAATGCTCGGCGCTTCGGGTCTGAACAGCGTCCTTACAATATCTTTATAGCCAAGAGGGCGTTCAGCATGGAACCCTTAGGCGGTCGTCCTTATCCTCAGCCGGCTTGAAGCCTTGAGGCCGCTTGGGAAACGATGGTGACAACCTCTCTGAACGCCGATCATGTTCGGCCGACGCATCGCGCAACCTCTCTCGTTGGGCCTAGACACTGAGTGTCGCGACCCCTTGACCTATCTGGCCTAACCACGGCCTTGATCACGCCGTTCCTTGACGGCGCGATTGATACTGCGGCGTTCAAACGCCTCGTCGCCAGCCAGCTTGCTCAAGGCGCCCGCGCCCTGCTTGTTGGCGCCCAGGTCGCAGGGGAGGGGGCGACCCTCACGGATCGCGAACTGGACGAGCTGGTGGCCATCGCCGCTGCGGCGGTCGCCGGTTCTGGCGCCAGGGTGATCGCCGACGCCTCGTCCAATGCAACGGCCGCGACCCTTGGACGGGTGAGGCAGGCCGAACGCGCCGGCGCGGACGCGGCCTTGATCAGCGTGCCTTGGTACAATCGCCCGAGCCAGGCTGGGCTTTTGCAGCACTACCAGGCGCTGATCCATGGGACAGAGCTCCCGCTGGTGATCGGTCTGTGTCCGGCCCGCGCCTGTGCTGATCTCGAGCCCGCGACCCTCCTGACCCTGACCGGCTATATCAACGTCGTCGCGGTGATCGATGCTTCGCCTGACGTTTCGCGCATCACAACCCTTCGACAGGTCTGTCCGGGAAGGGTGCAGGTGCTGGCCGGCCAGGACCTCACGGCCCTGGGCGCGCTTGCCCACGGCGCGTCTGGAGTTGTTTCGATCAGCGCGAACGTCGAGGGCAGAGCCTTGGCGGCGATGGTGGCGGCGTGTCAGGCCGGCGACTGGATCGAGGCGCGGCGCATCCACGAAAGCCTCGCGGACCTCCACGGTCTGCTTGCGGCCGATCCTGTCCCCGCGGCCGCCAAGCGATGTCTGGCGGAGCGCGGCCTGTGCTCGGCTGAAGTCCGGCTGCCGATGACGGCCTGCGCCCCGAAGGAGGAGACCGCCTTGAAGGCGGTGCTTCGGCAGATTCAGTCTTGCCGGTCATAGCCGCCGTGCAAGCACCCAGGCTTGATGGAATACTTATGCGAACGGCTCCGGGGCGAATGGAATGCTTATGTCGCGCGCCGGTATGCTGGTGGCTCCCGAGAGGAGCCCCCGCCCGTGCCCGTCATCTCCGACCACGCGATCACGCTGCGCATCGATGACGACACCTGGGCGGCGTTTGCCGCCATGGCCGCGGGGCGGAGCGAAACGACCGCCGAGCTCTGCACCTATGCGATTGAACAATTCATGGAGCAGGCGGGCTTTGTCCCGGCCTGGGCGCAAGCGCCGCTGAACCTCATGGTGGCCCCCGCTTTGGACGGTGATGGGGTGTCAGGCCCTAAGGCGCCGGCATGATTCTCGGGCTCGACTTGCCGTGGGCGGCGATTGCGGTGACCGGCCTCAATGTCGCTGTGGTGATCGGGGCCACGGCTATCTTGCTCCGGCGCAGGCGCGGCCTGCGCCGGATCCATCGCCGACTTCAAATTCTGAAGGACCTGACCGACCTGTCGCAGCGGCCACCGGTGATCCACCCGCAGTCCATCCCGCGACGCCTGGACGGCCACCGCCCAGGCCGCCGGCGCTCCAGTCTCAGGCGGTGACCGGCGAACGGCTCGCACTCTTCAGGCCCGCGAGGAGGTAGGCGCCGACCATTTCAATATAGCGGGCGCCATCGTCCGGGCCTTGGACCCCAGACTTCACACCCAGAACCACGGTTCGGCCGTCGGGCTGCTTCACAGGCCAAAAGTCGTAGGTAGCCTTATCGAACGGAAACTGTTCGGCGCGGGTGGCGAGCCCGTTGGCGAGCGCCCAGTTCGCGGCTTCGCGGTCCGCATCAGCAGGTTCCACGCCTCCGGCAATCGCAGCTGTCGTCAACTTGCCGCCGGCCTCCACCATGACCACGGCTGGGGCGAAAAAGATCTGCGAGAGGGCCGCGCCGCCCGCCGCGCATAGATCTTCGGCCGTGCCTGCCTCCACGACGAGATGGGCCAGCCGGTGCAACGCCTCGGCGCGATGGGCCGCCTTTTGCGCTTCAAGGCCGCGGCGCCGGGATTGGGCGGCCACGGCGCTCGCGATTGCGGCGACGATGAGCAAGAGCGCGATCGCTGAAACGTCGGCGGGGGAGTCGACGCGCATCGAGAATTTCGGAACGGTGAAGAAGAAGTCGAACGAGGCGACCGAAGCGAGCGCCGTCACCACGGCCGGACCCCAGCCGAAGCTTAGCGCCGCGGTGAGGACCGGAAGGACAAAGATCAGCGCCAGGGTGGGCGAGGGGATGATCTGCTCGACCACGAACGCGACGAGGGTGGTTAGGGCGACGAGACCCGCCGCCGCGCCATACCCGAGCGCGGGGTTGGCCTTACTGATCGATGACGAAGGGTTGCTGGACGCAGAACTGGCCAAGTCAAGGTTGGGTGAGCTTTCAATGGTCATAGCCAAACTCCGCGGACCCCACCTAGGAGGCCAAGGCAAAGTATATTCCAAATCACCATAAAGGATCGATGTGGAATTCTTGCGAACGGTCGCGCCGTGACCTGATCCGGCGCCCGGCGAGTATCCAGGACGCCGGGCCATGGGTATTGAGCATTTTTGCACCAAGCCTGTGTCTCTCGACCAATTGGCGGATTTTCTGACATTCGCACGCTGACACTGCCGCATCGAGCCCGCGCCGCGGGGGGATATAGGGGCGGGGACATATTGCGGGGAAGGGTTGCCCTGCGGCCGAGCCCGGGTCGCGGCCGGCCCCTTTGACGCGCGATGCGCGGGCTCACACAGGGATTTTTTGGTCAAGGCGGAAATCACCGCGATGCCGGCGATGCACCCGGACTCTTCAGTCGAGGCAGGGGCCGCCCGGCCGACAAGCTTCGGTCGCGGCGGTGTACGCCACTAGATCGCGCCAGGCTCCAGCCATGAAGACGAAGTGCGCGCGCAACTCGAGTGTGGACGCTGTTTTTGCCGAGTGATCGGCCGCTTCAGCAAAGCTTAAGTATTCCAATGGCTTGAACATGTACGACTGTGCGCCGTTCGGCCTTAATGAGATATAGCCGAATTTGGTATTCTGCCAGGCGCCGCGGCTGACGCCGACCGCATCCTGCGCCTGCTGGCCGACCACGCCGGCGAGGTGGTCACCCGTGACCATCCCAGGGTCAGCGCGACCTTGCCGCTGACCGGGGAGCGCTTCCAAGGGGCCTTCATGCCCGTGGTCTCCAGCCCGGCCTTCGCGATCCGCAAACGGCCGGAGGTGGTGTTTACCCTCGACGAGTATGTCGCCGGCGGGATGATGACCGAAGGTCAGGCGGCGATCATCCGAGCGGCGGCTGTCGCGCGGCAGAACATGCTGATCGTCGGCGGCACCGGATCGGGCAAGACGACGCTGGCCAACGCCATCCTGGCCGAGCCCGCCTTCGCCGAGGATCGGGTGGTGCTGATCGAGGATACGGCCGAGCTGCAATGCTCGGCCGCGGACCAGATCCAGATGCTGACCAAACGCACGGAGCCGCAGGTCACCATGACCGACCTGGTCCGCGACACTCTGCGCCTGCGGCCGGACCGGATCATCATCGGCGAGGTGAGGGACGGCTCGGCGCTGGACCTGCTGAAGGCCTGGAATACGGGCCATCCCGGCGGCCTGGCGACCATCCATGCCAACAGCGCGGCGGAGGGTCTGACGCGGCTGGAGGATCTGATCGGGGAGGTGACCCAGCGGATTCCCTATCGCGCCATCACCC of the Phenylobacterium sp. LH3H17 genome contains:
- a CDS encoding magnesium and cobalt transport protein CorA, which codes for MAIVAAWIYRDGARVRQIERIDAASLAMTAGEFAWIGLVDPSLEDLQGLEARFKLHPLAVEDAINARQMPKLDIYGAQLFVVARTAHLEGSKIGYGETDLFVGPDHIISVRHGSARTHLDLRHHLEAAPAQLKHGSDYILHAILDFIVDGYLPIVEGIEEEVLAMEQRTLDAFLVRDEIARIFTLRRELMRFRRILGPMEEVIARLDHHDLPCIDADVRPYFRDVLDHIRRVATLVEDLRDVLSSVFEASTLLEQQRQGAITRQLAAWAAILAVPTAVAGIYGMNFDVMPELRWKYGYFVVVALIGVVCLFLYSRFRRSRWL
- the dapA gene encoding 4-hydroxy-tetrahydrodipicolinate synthase; protein product: MITPFLDGAIDTAAFKRLVASQLAQGARALLVGAQVAGEGATLTDRELDELVAIAAAAVAGSGARVIADASSNATAATLGRVRQAERAGADAALISVPWYNRPSQAGLLQHYQALIHGTELPLVIGLCPARACADLEPATLLTLTGYINVVAVIDASPDVSRITTLRQVCPGRVQVLAGQDLTALGALAHGASGVVSISANVEGRALAAMVAACQAGDWIEARRIHESLADLHGLLAADPVPAAAKRCLAERGLCSAEVRLPMTACAPKEETALKAVLRQIQSCRS
- a CDS encoding DUF4118 domain-containing protein translates to MTIESSPNLDLASSASSNPSSSISKANPALGYGAAAGLVALTTLVAFVVEQIIPSPTLALIFVLPVLTAALSFGWGPAVVTALASVASFDFFFTVPKFSMRVDSPADVSAIALLLIVAAIASAVAAQSRRRGLEAQKAAHRAEALHRLAHLVVEAGTAEDLCAAGGAALSQIFFAPAVVMVEAGGKLTTAAIAGGVEPADADREAANWALANGLATRAEQFPFDKATYDFWPVKQPDGRTVVLGVKSGVQGPDDGARYIEMVGAYLLAGLKSASRSPVTA
- the trbB gene encoding P-type conjugative transfer ATPase TrbB, which codes for MVTRDHPRVSATLPLTGERFQGAFMPVVSSPAFAIRKRPEVVFTLDEYVAGGMMTEGQAAIIRAAAVARQNMLIVGGTGSGKTTLANAILAEPAFAEDRVVLIEDTAELQCSAADQIQMLTKRTEPQVTMTDLVRDTLRLRPDRIIIGEVRDGSALDLLKAWNTGHPGGLATIHANSAAEGLTRLEDLIGEVTQRIPYRAITQAINLVIHIARAPAGRRVQEVARVTGREGDAYVLEACVEG